A region of Streptomyces sp. NBC_01750 DNA encodes the following proteins:
- a CDS encoding AIM24 family protein: MPFREINSKMVEATVVPGRKMFSQRGAMLAYKGEVSFTPNIQGGQGGLASMIGRRVANEATPLMTVEGSGTVMFGHGGHHIQVIQLTGDTLFVEADRLLAFDGTLQQGTMFMGSQGGVMGMVRGQVTGQGLFTTTLKGHGAVAVMAHGGVIELPIAPGRAVHVDPQAYVAHHGDVRNKLSTALGWRDMVGRGSGEAFQLELSGSGAVYVQASEEKL, translated from the coding sequence ATGCCGTTCCGCGAGATCAACTCCAAGATGGTCGAGGCGACGGTCGTCCCCGGCCGGAAGATGTTCAGTCAGCGCGGCGCGATGCTCGCGTACAAGGGCGAGGTTTCGTTCACGCCGAATATCCAGGGCGGCCAGGGCGGCCTGGCCTCGATGATCGGGCGGCGGGTGGCCAATGAGGCCACGCCGCTGATGACGGTCGAGGGCAGCGGCACGGTGATGTTCGGCCACGGCGGCCATCACATCCAGGTGATCCAGCTGACCGGCGACACCCTGTTCGTCGAGGCGGACCGGCTGCTCGCCTTCGACGGGACGCTGCAGCAGGGCACGATGTTCATGGGCTCGCAGGGCGGGGTCATGGGCATGGTGCGCGGCCAGGTGACGGGCCAGGGCCTGTTCACCACGACACTCAAGGGCCATGGCGCGGTCGCGGTGATGGCGCACGGCGGGGTGATCGAGCTGCCGATCGCTCCGGGGCGGGCGGTCCATGTGGACCCGCAGGCGTATGTGGCGCACCACGGCGACGTACGCAACAAGCTCTCCACCGCGCTGGGCTGGCGCGACATGGTGGGGCGCGGCTCGGGCGAGGCCTTCCAGCTGGAGCTCAGCGGCAGCGGTGCGGTGTACGTCCAGGCGTCGGAGGAGAAACTGTGA
- a CDS encoding acyl-CoA mutase large subunit family protein, whose protein sequence is MDADAIEEGRRRWQARYDKARKRDADFTTLSGDPVEPVYGPRPGDTYDGFERIGWPGEYPFTRGLYPTGYRGRTWTIRQFAGFGNAEQTNERYKMILANGGGGLSVAFDMPTLMGRDSDDPRSLGEVGHCGVAIDSAADMEVLFKDIPLGDVTTSMTISGPAVPVFCMYLVAAERQGIDPAVLNGTLQTDIFKEYIAQKEWLFQPEPHLRLIGDLMEHCAQGIPAYKPLSVSGYHIREAGATAAQELAYTLADGFGYVELGLSRGLDVDTFAPGLSFFFDAHLDFFEEIAKFRAARRIWARWMKEEYGAQTDKAQWLRFHTQTAGVSLTAQQPYNNVVRTAVEALSAVLGGTNSLHTNALDETLALPSAQAAEIALRTQQVLMEETGVANVADPLGGSWYVEQLTDRIEADAEKIFDQIKERGRRAHADGRHPIGPITSGILRGIEDGWFTGEIAESAFRYQQSLEKGDKRVVGVNVHHGSVTGDLEILRVSHEVEREQVRVLADRRTGRDDARVRSSLAAMLTAARDGSNMIAPMLDAVRAEATLGEICDALRDEWGTYTEPPGF, encoded by the coding sequence ATGGACGCTGACGCCATCGAGGAAGGCCGCCGACGCTGGCAGGCCCGTTATGACAAGGCCCGCAAGCGGGACGCGGACTTCACCACGCTCTCCGGTGACCCGGTTGAGCCCGTATACGGGCCCCGGCCCGGCGACACGTACGACGGCTTCGAGCGGATCGGCTGGCCCGGTGAGTACCCCTTCACCCGCGGGCTCTACCCGACCGGCTACCGCGGCCGCACCTGGACCATCCGCCAGTTCGCCGGCTTCGGCAATGCCGAGCAGACCAACGAGCGCTACAAAATGATCCTGGCCAACGGCGGCGGCGGACTCTCCGTCGCCTTCGACATGCCGACACTCATGGGCCGCGACTCCGACGACCCGCGCTCGCTGGGCGAGGTCGGCCACTGCGGCGTCGCCATCGACTCCGCCGCCGACATGGAGGTCCTCTTCAAGGACATCCCGCTCGGTGATGTCACCACTTCGATGACGATCTCCGGACCCGCCGTCCCGGTCTTCTGCATGTATCTCGTCGCCGCCGAGCGCCAGGGCATCGACCCTGCCGTGCTCAACGGCACGCTGCAGACCGACATCTTCAAGGAGTACATCGCGCAGAAGGAGTGGCTCTTCCAGCCGGAGCCGCATCTGCGCCTGATCGGCGACCTGATGGAGCACTGCGCGCAGGGCATCCCCGCGTACAAGCCGCTGTCGGTCTCCGGTTACCACATCCGCGAGGCCGGAGCGACGGCCGCGCAGGAGCTCGCGTACACGCTCGCCGACGGCTTCGGCTATGTCGAACTGGGCCTGAGCCGCGGCCTGGACGTGGACACCTTCGCGCCCGGCCTCTCCTTCTTCTTCGACGCGCACCTCGACTTCTTCGAGGAGATCGCCAAGTTCCGTGCGGCACGCAGGATCTGGGCGCGCTGGATGAAGGAGGAGTACGGCGCGCAGACCGACAAGGCGCAGTGGCTCCGCTTCCACACCCAGACCGCGGGTGTCTCGCTCACCGCGCAGCAGCCGTACAACAACGTTGTTCGCACCGCGGTCGAGGCGCTCTCCGCGGTCCTCGGCGGTACCAACTCCCTGCACACCAACGCCCTGGACGAGACCCTCGCGCTGCCGAGCGCACAGGCCGCTGAGATCGCGCTGCGTACTCAGCAGGTGCTGATGGAGGAGACCGGCGTCGCCAACGTCGCAGACCCGCTGGGCGGTTCCTGGTACGTCGAGCAGCTTACCGACCGCATCGAGGCGGACGCCGAGAAGATCTTCGACCAGATCAAGGAGCGCGGCCGCCGGGCGCACGCCGACGGTCGGCACCCCATCGGTCCCATTACCTCCGGCATCCTGCGCGGTATCGAGGACGGCTGGTTCACCGGCGAGATCGCCGAGTCCGCCTTCCGCTACCAGCAGTCCCTGGAGAAGGGCGACAAGCGGGTCGTGGGCGTCAATGTCCACCACGGCTCTGTCACCGGTGACCTGGAGATCCTGCGGGTCAGCCATGAGGTCGAGCGCGAGCAGGTACGGGTCCTGGCGGACCGCAGGACCGGCCGGGACGACGCCCGGGTACGGTCCTCGCTGGCCGCGATGCTGACCGCCGCGCGGGACGGCTCCAACATGATCGCGCCCATGCTGGACGCGGTCCGCGCGGAGGCCACGCTGGGCGAGATCTGTGACGCGCTGCGGGACGAGTGGGGCACGTACACCGAGCCTCCCGGCTTCTGA
- a CDS encoding MarR family winged helix-turn-helix transcriptional regulator, whose protein sequence is MPKPLSLPFDPIARADELWRQRWGPVPSMAAITSIMRAHQILLAEVDAAVKPYGLTFARYEALVLLTFSKAGELPMSKIGERLMVHPTSVTNTVDRLVRSGLVDKRPNPNDGRGTLASITEKGREVVEAATRELMEMEFGLGAYDAEECAEIFAMLRPLRVSAQDFDEK, encoded by the coding sequence GTGCCGAAGCCGCTCAGTCTTCCCTTTGATCCCATCGCCCGAGCCGATGAGCTCTGGCGGCAGCGATGGGGTCCCGTGCCCTCGATGGCCGCGATCACCTCGATCATGCGCGCGCACCAGATCCTGCTCGCGGAGGTCGACGCCGCCGTCAAGCCGTACGGACTGACCTTCGCGCGGTACGAGGCGCTGGTGCTGCTCACCTTCTCCAAGGCCGGTGAGCTGCCGATGTCCAAGATCGGCGAGCGGCTGATGGTCCACCCGACCTCGGTGACGAACACGGTGGACCGGCTGGTCAGGTCCGGTCTCGTCGACAAGCGGCCCAACCCGAACGACGGGCGCGGCACGCTCGCCTCCATCACGGAGAAGGGCCGGGAGGTCGTGGAGGCGGCCACCCGCGAGCTGATGGAGATGGAGTTCGGGCTCGGCGCGTACGACGCCGAGGAGTGCGCGGAGATCTTCGCGATGCTGCGCCCGCTGCGGGTCTCGGCCCAGGACTTCGACGAGAAGTAG
- a CDS encoding DUF3817 domain-containing protein → MDIKTASSLHRLRLVSAPEAVSFLLLLVCSVLKRTTEFNAVPVMGAVHGVLFILYVIFWLDAWNRTKWEAKTAALYFVLSVLPFGGFVAERKLKRAAEDEVIASRARRESVVDA, encoded by the coding sequence GTGGACATCAAGACCGCCTCGTCCCTCCACCGCCTCCGTCTGGTCTCCGCGCCGGAGGCCGTCTCCTTCCTCCTGCTCCTTGTCTGCTCGGTGCTCAAGCGCACAACGGAGTTCAACGCGGTCCCGGTGATGGGCGCGGTCCACGGCGTGCTCTTCATCCTGTACGTGATCTTCTGGCTGGACGCCTGGAACCGCACCAAGTGGGAGGCGAAGACCGCGGCCCTCTACTTCGTGCTCTCCGTGCTCCCCTTCGGCGGCTTCGTCGCCGAGCGCAAGCTCAAGCGCGCGGCCGAGGACGAGGTCATCGCCTCCCGTGCCCGCCGCGAGAGCGTGGTCGACGCGTGA
- a CDS encoding MTH1187 family thiamine-binding protein, with translation MIVAFSVTPLGVGEDVGEYVADAVRVVRESGLPNRTDAMFTSIEGDWDEVMDVVKRAVAAVEARAPRVSVVLKADIRPGVTDGLHSKVETVERHLSA, from the coding sequence GTGATCGTCGCCTTCTCCGTCACGCCCTTGGGTGTCGGCGAGGACGTCGGTGAGTATGTCGCCGACGCCGTCCGGGTCGTCCGCGAATCCGGCCTGCCCAACCGCACCGACGCGATGTTCACCTCGATCGAGGGTGACTGGGACGAGGTGATGGACGTCGTCAAGCGTGCCGTCGCCGCGGTCGAGGCCCGCGCGCCGCGCGTCTCCGTCGTCCTCAAGGCCGATATCCGCCCCGGCGTCACCGACGGTCTCCACTCCAAGGTCGAGACCGTCGAACGACACCTCTCCGCCTGA
- a CDS encoding AIM24 family protein, translating into MFRLQGSKVLAVDMTGDAVKAKNGSMVAYDGQMAFKKMSGGGEGIRGMVTRRLTGEQMTMMEVKGQGTCYFADRASEINLVNLHGDKLYVEASNLLCTDAGLRTGTTFTGLRGGASGNGLFTTTVEGTGQAAIMSDGSAVVLRVTPQYPLSVDPGAYIAHQGNLRQDFQSGVTFRTILGEGGGEAFQIRFEGDGLVYVQPSERNTIGGDV; encoded by the coding sequence ATGTTCCGACTCCAAGGCAGCAAGGTGCTCGCCGTCGATATGACCGGCGACGCCGTCAAAGCGAAGAACGGCTCGATGGTCGCCTACGACGGCCAGATGGCGTTCAAAAAGATGTCCGGCGGCGGTGAGGGCATCCGCGGGATGGTCACCCGCCGACTGACCGGCGAACAGATGACGATGATGGAGGTGAAGGGGCAGGGCACCTGCTACTTCGCCGACCGGGCGTCCGAGATCAACCTGGTGAACCTGCACGGCGACAAGCTCTATGTCGAGGCGAGCAATCTGCTCTGCACCGACGCCGGGCTGCGCACCGGGACGACCTTCACCGGGCTGCGCGGCGGGGCGAGCGGCAACGGCCTGTTCACCACGACCGTCGAGGGCACCGGCCAGGCGGCGATCATGTCGGACGGCTCGGCCGTGGTGCTGCGGGTGACACCCCAGTACCCGCTCTCCGTCGACCCCGGCGCCTACATCGCCCACCAGGGCAATCTGCGGCAGGACTTCCAGTCCGGCGTGACCTTCCGGACCATCCTGGGCGAGGGCGGCGGCGAGGCGTTCCAGATCCGCTTCGAGGGCGACGGACTCGTCTACGTGCAGCCCAGCGAGCGCAACACCATCGGGGGCGACGTCTGA
- a CDS encoding ArsR/SmtB family transcription factor, translated as MPSYMHFGEADLLRIRFAVSPLWETQSAVRILKRPDRHGYHLPWLRRIRRAADELDLTALWLLMPQRGHSPDFLGPPPIGPAASFEEEIAAVRRADPEAARHDMAWALSCTPGASDSPQGRAFVADPARAVRELADAMECAWHTLVEPDWPRLRALLEADVAFHSRRLAETGLEGLFADLHPRLRWTDGTLVLTTPGDHVRDLGGQGLMLLPSVFCWPDVVTGFEPPWQPTVAYPARGIGALWAQPTGSAPEALARLLGAKRAAVFLALDEPAGTTALAQRLGLAPSSVSAHLSVLRDAGLLTARRYGHQVLYERTPLGIALAVSSHPVAP; from the coding sequence ATGCCGTCCTACATGCACTTCGGCGAAGCCGATCTGCTGCGGATCCGGTTCGCCGTCTCCCCTCTCTGGGAGACTCAGAGCGCCGTACGCATCCTCAAACGGCCCGATCGGCACGGATATCACCTGCCCTGGCTGCGCCGGATCCGCCGCGCCGCCGACGAGCTCGATCTCACCGCCCTGTGGCTGCTGATGCCGCAGCGCGGGCACAGCCCGGACTTTCTCGGGCCGCCGCCCATCGGGCCCGCCGCCTCCTTCGAGGAGGAGATCGCCGCCGTACGCCGCGCGGATCCCGAGGCCGCGCGGCACGACATGGCGTGGGCGCTCTCCTGTACCCCGGGGGCGTCGGACTCCCCGCAGGGGCGGGCCTTCGTCGCCGATCCGGCGCGGGCCGTCCGGGAGCTCGCCGATGCCATGGAGTGCGCCTGGCACACGCTCGTCGAGCCGGACTGGCCGCGGCTGCGCGCACTTCTCGAGGCCGATGTGGCGTTCCATTCGCGGCGGTTGGCGGAGACCGGCCTCGAGGGGCTCTTCGCCGATCTCCACCCCCGGCTGCGCTGGACCGACGGCACTCTGGTCCTGACCACGCCCGGCGACCATGTACGCGACCTCGGCGGGCAGGGCCTCATGCTGCTGCCCAGTGTCTTCTGCTGGCCCGACGTCGTGACCGGATTCGAACCGCCCTGGCAGCCGACCGTCGCCTACCCCGCACGCGGTATCGGCGCGCTGTGGGCGCAGCCCACGGGCTCCGCGCCCGAGGCGCTGGCACGCCTGCTCGGCGCCAAGCGCGCCGCCGTGTTCCTCGCGCTCGACGAACCCGCGGGGACGACCGCGCTCGCGCAGCGCCTCGGCCTCGCGCCGTCCTCCGTGTCGGCGCACCTCTCGGTGCTGCGCGACGCGGGGCTGCTGACGGCCCGCCGCTACGGCCATCAGGTGCTGTACGAGCGAACGCCGTTGGGTATCGCGCTCGCGGTGTCGTCGCACCCTGTGGCGCCCTGA
- a CDS encoding MFS transporter, whose translation MPKENLTEDPPLPAPEDGPAGAGAAAAPREGDGPTSLAPVPPLPEPGAGPPAPGGAATPQDPGSAGPDPGAPGPGYRAVFQVREFRAVFVAHLMSLLGVVVSEIALTVLVYRLTASPLLSSLTFALGFLPYLVGGTLLAGVADRYPARRVLVVCDLLCAACAAAMALPVTPVAALLVLRCFIAAVSPVFNGTRTATLAEILGDGDLYVLGRSLLRIVSQSAVLTGFGLGGLLLAVVPPRGALVVTVCTFLGSALLLRFGTKRRPARSGDSGALLRSSLSGARQIFADRRLRVLMLLFWVPPMFSVAPEVLATPYADEIGIGPAGLGLLMCALPVGTIAGELYAGSALGPVSRARIALPLAAVTLLPLLAYVLTPGLGWALLVLVSAGAGSAYTLGVDRWFIEAVPPELRGRAMTLLTAGLMTIQGVGMVLAGVAAEFFSVGTVVAGAGAVGTLCCLLLVAEARRTEVRDGADRHMTSR comes from the coding sequence ATGCCGAAAGAGAACCTCACGGAAGACCCGCCGCTGCCGGCCCCCGAGGATGGTCCCGCGGGGGCCGGCGCCGCTGCGGCGCCCCGGGAAGGGGACGGGCCGACGTCTCTCGCTCCCGTACCGCCCCTCCCCGAACCCGGGGCCGGGCCCCCGGCCCCCGGCGGCGCTGCCACGCCGCAGGACCCCGGCTCCGCCGGCCCGGACCCCGGCGCGCCCGGCCCCGGCTATCGGGCCGTGTTTCAGGTACGCGAGTTCCGCGCCGTATTCGTCGCGCATCTCATGTCGCTCCTCGGCGTCGTCGTCAGCGAGATCGCGCTCACCGTCCTCGTCTACCGGCTCACCGCCTCGCCCCTGCTCAGCTCCCTCACCTTCGCGCTCGGGTTTCTGCCCTACCTCGTCGGCGGGACCCTGCTCGCCGGGGTCGCCGACAGGTACCCCGCCAGGCGGGTGCTCGTCGTGTGCGATCTGCTGTGTGCGGCGTGCGCCGCCGCCATGGCGCTGCCCGTGACGCCCGTCGCCGCGCTGCTCGTGCTGCGCTGCTTCATCGCCGCGGTCTCACCCGTCTTCAACGGCACCCGCACGGCGACCCTCGCCGAGATCCTCGGCGACGGCGACCTCTACGTTCTCGGCCGCTCGCTGCTGCGCATCGTGTCGCAGAGCGCCGTGCTCACCGGGTTCGGGCTCGGCGGGCTGCTGCTGGCAGTCGTACCCCCGCGTGGCGCCCTCGTCGTCACCGTGTGCACATTTCTGGGCTCGGCGCTGCTCCTCCGCTTCGGTACGAAGAGGCGCCCGGCCAGAAGCGGCGACAGCGGTGCCCTGCTGCGGTCCTCGCTCTCCGGTGCGCGGCAGATCTTCGCCGACCGCAGGCTCCGCGTGCTGATGCTGCTCTTCTGGGTGCCGCCCATGTTCAGCGTCGCGCCGGAGGTTCTCGCCACCCCGTACGCGGACGAGATCGGCATCGGTCCGGCCGGCCTCGGGCTGCTCATGTGCGCGCTGCCGGTCGGCACGATCGCCGGTGAGCTGTACGCCGGGTCCGCGCTCGGCCCCGTCTCCCGTGCCCGTATCGCTCTGCCCCTCGCAGCGGTCACCCTGCTGCCACTCCTCGCCTACGTCCTCACACCCGGTCTCGGCTGGGCACTGCTCGTGCTGGTGTCGGCCGGCGCCGGCTCCGCGTACACCCTGGGAGTCGACCGATGGTTCATCGAGGCGGTCCCCCCAGAGCTGCGCGGCCGGGCCATGACCCTGCTCACCGCCGGACTGATGACGATCCAGGGCGTCGGCATGGTGCTGGCCGGGGTCGCGGCGGAATTCTTCTCCGTGGGCACGGTGGTCGCCGGGGCCGGGGCGGTCGGAACTCTCTGCTGTCTGCTCCTGGTCGCCGAGGCCAGGAGGACCGAAGTGCGAGACGGGGCTGACCGCCATATGACCAGTCGGTAG
- a CDS encoding TetR/AcrR family transcriptional regulator, translated as MVAVMCSHTSPKAMRRGRTGRPRSAEADVAILDATRAALVELGWSKLTMGDVATRAGVAKTTLYRRWTNKSELVVDAVAILFDELELPDLGSLMADVEGVVLQFAALLARPEAKTALMAVVAESTRDDALRGRIRSAIVDRQKRLVLEGRARAQARGELPYEEDPEAAARNADLIFDVIAGAVVHRALVSAEPVDEEWARTFTTLLVSGLGSLRG; from the coding sequence ATGGTCGCCGTCATGTGCAGCCACACCAGCCCCAAAGCCATGCGTAGGGGCCGTACGGGACGCCCCCGCAGCGCCGAGGCCGACGTCGCGATCCTCGACGCGACCCGGGCGGCGCTCGTCGAGCTGGGCTGGTCGAAGCTGACGATGGGCGATGTGGCCACCCGCGCGGGAGTCGCCAAGACCACGCTCTACCGCCGCTGGACCAATAAGAGTGAACTTGTCGTCGACGCCGTCGCCATACTCTTCGACGAGCTCGAACTCCCCGACCTCGGCAGTCTGATGGCCGATGTGGAGGGCGTGGTGCTGCAGTTCGCCGCGCTGCTCGCGAGGCCCGAGGCGAAGACCGCGCTGATGGCGGTGGTCGCGGAATCGACGCGGGACGACGCGCTGCGCGGCCGTATCCGCTCGGCGATCGTCGACCGGCAGAAGCGGCTGGTCCTGGAGGGCCGGGCCCGCGCACAGGCCCGCGGCGAGCTGCCTTACGAGGAGGACCCGGAGGCGGCGGCCCGCAACGCGGACCTGATCTTCGATGTGATCGCGGGTGCGGTCGTCCACCGGGCGCTGGTCAGTGCCGAGCCCGTGGACGAGGAGTGGGCGCGCACCTTCACGACACTGCTGGTGTCGGGGCTGGGCTCACTTCGGGGCTGA
- a CDS encoding tetratricopeptide repeat protein — protein sequence MQPRNMSMSGVVDLAAVKAAGEAKAKAEQARAEAARQGGGGAVSPSSLVIDVDEAGFESDVLQRSAEVPVVIDFWAEWCEPCKQLSPVLERLAQEYNGRFVLAKIDVDANQMLMQQFGIQGIPAVFAVVAGQALPLFQGAAPEAQIRGTLDQLIQVAEERFGLTGVAVDQDASGTQTPTAPAAVPEGPYDALLEAAVQALDAGDFGGAVQAYKNVLSDDPGNTEAKLGLAQAELLARVRDMDPQKVRQEAAENPAEVNAQIAAADIDLVGGHVEDAFGRLVETVRRTAGEDRDAARVRLLELFEVVGPDDPRVTAARSALARVLF from the coding sequence ATGCAGCCTAGGAACATGTCCATGAGCGGCGTCGTCGACCTCGCCGCGGTGAAGGCGGCCGGTGAGGCCAAGGCAAAGGCGGAACAGGCGCGCGCCGAGGCCGCCCGCCAGGGCGGCGGCGGAGCCGTATCCCCTTCCAGCCTGGTGATCGATGTCGATGAGGCGGGCTTCGAGAGCGATGTCCTCCAGCGCTCCGCCGAGGTCCCGGTCGTCATCGACTTCTGGGCCGAGTGGTGCGAGCCGTGCAAGCAGCTCAGCCCGGTGCTGGAGCGGCTGGCGCAGGAGTACAACGGCCGGTTCGTCCTCGCCAAGATCGACGTCGACGCCAACCAGATGCTGATGCAGCAGTTCGGGATCCAGGGCATCCCGGCGGTCTTCGCGGTGGTGGCCGGCCAGGCCCTGCCGCTCTTCCAGGGCGCGGCGCCCGAGGCCCAGATCCGCGGCACCCTCGACCAGTTGATCCAGGTGGCCGAGGAACGCTTCGGGCTGACCGGTGTCGCGGTCGACCAGGACGCCTCCGGTACCCAGACGCCGACGGCTCCCGCCGCGGTGCCCGAAGGGCCGTACGACGCCCTGCTGGAAGCCGCCGTACAGGCGCTGGACGCAGGCGACTTCGGCGGTGCGGTCCAGGCGTACAAGAACGTGCTCTCCGACGATCCGGGTAACACGGAAGCGAAGCTGGGCCTCGCCCAGGCCGAGCTCCTCGCCCGCGTACGGGACATGGACCCGCAGAAGGTCCGCCAGGAAGCGGCCGAGAACCCGGCCGAAGTGAACGCGCAGATTGCCGCGGCCGACATCGATCTGGTCGGCGGTCATGTCGAGGACGCGTTCGGCCGGCTCGTCGAGACGGTGCGCCGCACGGCGGGCGAGGACCGGGACGCGGCGCGCGTGCGGCTGCTCGAGCT
- a CDS encoding DUF3817 domain-containing protein yields MKQSVLSRYRVMAYVTAVWLLVFTAAIIAKYGFEVGDTMLISQIHGVLFIIYVIFAFDLGSKAKWPFGKLLWVLAAGCIPVASFFVEPKVTREIRPLVMDAEAATAEA; encoded by the coding sequence ATGAAACAGAGCGTGCTGTCCCGCTACCGGGTGATGGCGTACGTCACCGCCGTGTGGCTGCTGGTCTTCACCGCGGCGATCATCGCGAAGTACGGGTTCGAGGTCGGCGACACCATGCTGATCTCGCAGATCCACGGTGTGCTTTTCATCATCTACGTGATTTTCGCCTTCGATCTCGGCTCCAAGGCGAAGTGGCCGTTCGGCAAGCTGCTCTGGGTGCTGGCCGCCGGCTGCATCCCCGTGGCCTCCTTCTTCGTCGAGCCGAAGGTCACCCGCGAGATCCGTCCCCTGGTCATGGACGCCGAAGCGGCGACCGCCGAGGCGTAA